A genome region from Alphaproteobacteria bacterium includes the following:
- a CDS encoding slipin family protein: MGGIGFVGFFFVMALIFLGYAVRILKEYERGVVYTLGRYSGVKGPGLILLIPIIQSMTRIDLRVRTIDVPSQDIISKDNISVKVNAVVYYRVVAPEKAINNVADFMRATSELSQTTLREVLGKHELDDLLTARDKLSFDIRELLDGQTDQWGIKVQNVALKHIDLAESMIRAIGRQAEAERERRAKIISAEGELQAADKLVEAANKLAGSNAMQLRYLSAFQDIANDRSSTIILPLPMDFLKKLT, encoded by the coding sequence ATGGGCGGCATCGGATTTGTCGGCTTTTTCTTTGTCATGGCTCTCATCTTCCTCGGCTATGCCGTACGGATTTTGAAAGAATATGAACGCGGCGTCGTCTATACCCTCGGCCGTTATTCGGGCGTCAAGGGCCCCGGCCTGATCCTGCTGATCCCGATCATCCAGTCGATGACCCGCATCGACCTGCGCGTGCGCACCATCGACGTGCCGAGCCAGGACATTATCTCGAAAGACAACATTTCGGTGAAGGTCAACGCGGTCGTTTACTACCGCGTCGTCGCGCCCGAAAAGGCGATCAACAACGTGGCCGATTTCATGCGCGCAACCTCCGAACTGTCGCAAACCACGCTCCGCGAAGTGCTGGGCAAGCATGAACTCGACGACCTGCTGACCGCGCGCGACAAACTGTCGTTCGATATCCGCGAGCTGCTGGACGGCCAGACCGACCAGTGGGGCATCAAGGTGCAGAACGTCGCGCTGAAGCATATCGACCTTGCCGAAAGCATGATCCGCGCCATCGGCCGCCAGGCAGAAGCAGAACGCGAACGCCGCGCCAAAATCATCTCCGCCGAAGGGGAATTGCAGGCCGCCGACAAGCTGGTGGAGGCCGCCAACAAGCTTGCGGGTTCCAACGCCATGCAGCTCCGTTACCTGTCGGCGTTCCAGGATATCGCCAATGACCGCAGCAGCACGATCATCCTGCCGCTGCCGATGGACTTCCTGAAAAAACTGACCTGA
- a CDS encoding multidrug effflux MFS transporter, whose product MSKTDKPEVSFREFAVLMALLMSIVAISIDAMLPALGFVADYFNLADRNHAQYLIGGIFIGMGAGQLVAGPLSDALGRKKVLYGGIVLYLAGSVLCYVAPTFEVLMAGRLIQGLGVAGPYVSTVSIVRDKYAGRDMARVMSIVMMIFIMVPAIAPALGQLILTFGPWRAIFLMYIFYALLIAGWIYLRLEETLPKERRVPVTAGNFAHGFREVVGNRVAFCYTICMGICFGSFMGYLNSSQQIFQDKFHQGAMFTFYFGCLALCLGAASMANSKIVGKYGMRHICIRAFIGIVTSSAIFMAVNLTLGDVTLPMFLGYAAILFFCFGLVFGNLNALAMEPMGHIAGMASAIIGATSSAISMVLGTWIGQLYDGTLIPMASGFLVLGAIALGIMLYAGSRKFAPGYTA is encoded by the coding sequence ATGTCCAAGACCGATAAACCCGAAGTTTCCTTCCGCGAATTTGCCGTGTTGATGGCGCTGCTGATGTCGATCGTCGCGATTTCGATCGACGCGATGCTGCCCGCGCTGGGTTTCGTCGCCGATTATTTCAACCTCGCCGACCGCAACCATGCGCAATACCTGATCGGCGGCATTTTCATCGGCATGGGCGCAGGCCAGCTGGTGGCGGGCCCGTTGTCGGATGCGCTGGGCCGCAAGAAAGTCCTGTATGGCGGCATCGTGCTGTATCTGGCAGGTTCCGTGCTGTGCTATGTCGCGCCGACATTCGAGGTGCTGATGGCGGGCCGGCTGATTCAGGGCCTTGGCGTTGCGGGCCCTTATGTTTCCACCGTGTCGATCGTGCGCGACAAATATGCGGGACGCGACATGGCGCGGGTGATGTCGATCGTGATGATGATCTTTATCATGGTGCCGGCAATCGCCCCTGCGCTGGGCCAGCTGATCCTGACCTTCGGCCCGTGGCGCGCGATTTTCCTGATGTATATTTTCTACGCGCTGCTGATTGCAGGCTGGATTTACCTGCGGCTGGAGGAAACCCTGCCCAAGGAGCGCCGCGTGCCGGTCACCGCCGGAAATTTCGCGCATGGATTCCGCGAAGTGGTCGGCAACCGCGTGGCGTTTTGCTACACCATCTGCATGGGCATCTGCTTCGGCAGCTTCATGGGGTACCTGAATTCGTCGCAGCAGATTTTTCAGGACAAATTCCATCAGGGCGCGATGTTCACCTTTTACTTCGGCTGCCTTGCGCTGTGCCTGGGTGCGGCGTCGATGGCGAATTCCAAAATCGTCGGTAAATACGGCATGCGCCATATCTGCATCCGCGCCTTTATCGGCATCGTCACATCGTCGGCCATTTTCATGGCCGTCAATTTGACGCTTGGCGATGTGACGCTGCCGATGTTCCTGGGTTATGCCGCGATCCTGTTTTTCTGCTTCGGCCTTGTGTTCGGCAACCTGAACGCGCTGGCGATGGAGCCGATGGGGCATATCGCGGGCATGGCATCCGCTATTATCGGGGCGACATCGTCGGCCATTTCGATGGTGCTGGGCACATGGATCGGCCAGCTGTATGACGGCACGCTGATCCCGATGGCATCGGGGTTTCTGGTGTTGGGGGCGATTGCGCTTGGCATCATGCTCTATGCCGGCAGCCGGAAATTCGCGCCCGGCTACACGGCATAG
- the tldD gene encoding metalloprotease TldD (responsible for the proteolytic maturation of the E. coli pMccB17 plasmid-encoded microcin B17, an exported protein that targets the essential topoisomerase II DNA gyrase; degrades the E. coli plasmid F-encoded CcdA) yields MSSKPLPTDQFFKNSGLTPEKAREIVKEGLSGADYGEFYHEIVARERLVKDKGEFTTVSTGDSKEGFGFRVGQEERVGYSYSDLFNEAALKDAVTEARNVLKLGTPKAAQPATGMVPQQLYTPEDPMAGFTLAEKIAKVNEIEAYARSLDPRITNVTVAYASESKAVHIITADGKSLIDNRPMTSVSISIMLTDKDGKSEIGTAQTGGHVDAKAVFDEASFKAAAQKALHQAEELLVAEDAPAGIMDVVLSPGWAAVVLHEAIGHGLEGDFNRRDISVYSGKIGQQIASPEVTVIDQGDMPGERGSLHFDDEGVPTQQNVLIENGVLKGYMQDRQNAQLMGVDPTGNGRRESYAHAPMPRMTNTYFANGTHDPADIIKSVKDGIYISDMGGGQVDITSGKFNMNAKLAYRIRDGKIAEPVKGATIVGDGLTVIKSITMVGNDLALEKSAGMCGKNGQQVPVGCGQPTLRVSNMTVGGRKK; encoded by the coding sequence ATGTCCAGCAAACCCCTGCCTACCGACCAGTTTTTCAAAAATTCCGGCCTGACGCCCGAAAAGGCGCGCGAGATTGTTAAGGAAGGACTGAGCGGCGCGGATTACGGCGAGTTCTATCACGAAATCGTCGCCCGCGAACGTCTGGTCAAGGACAAGGGCGAATTCACGACCGTCTCGACCGGTGACAGCAAGGAAGGCTTCGGCTTCCGCGTGGGGCAGGAAGAACGCGTCGGCTATTCCTATTCCGATTTATTCAATGAAGCCGCGTTGAAAGATGCCGTGACCGAAGCGCGCAACGTGCTGAAGCTCGGCACGCCCAAGGCCGCGCAGCCCGCAACCGGCATGGTGCCGCAGCAGCTTTATACGCCGGAAGACCCGATGGCCGGTTTCACGCTCGCCGAAAAAATCGCGAAGGTGAACGAGATCGAGGCCTATGCCCGCTCGCTCGACCCGCGCATTACCAACGTCACCGTGGCCTATGCGTCTGAATCAAAGGCCGTGCATATCATCACGGCAGACGGCAAAAGCCTGATCGACAACCGCCCGATGACCTCGGTGTCTATCTCCATCATGCTGACCGACAAAGACGGCAAAAGCGAAATCGGCACTGCGCAGACAGGCGGCCATGTGGATGCCAAGGCCGTGTTCGACGAAGCCAGCTTCAAGGCCGCCGCGCAGAAGGCGCTGCATCAGGCCGAAGAGCTGCTGGTGGCCGAAGACGCGCCTGCGGGCATCATGGATGTGGTGTTGAGCCCCGGCTGGGCCGCCGTCGTGCTGCACGAAGCAATCGGCCACGGGCTGGAGGGCGATTTCAACCGCCGCGATATTTCGGTCTATAGCGGCAAGATCGGCCAGCAGATCGCCTCGCCCGAAGTCACCGTGATCGACCAGGGCGATATGCCGGGCGAACGCGGCAGCCTGCATTTCGACGACGAAGGCGTGCCCACGCAGCAAAACGTGCTGATCGAAAACGGCGTGCTGAAGGGGTACATGCAGGACCGCCAGAACGCGCAGCTGATGGGCGTTGACCCCACCGGCAACGGCCGCCGTGAAAGCTACGCCCATGCGCCCATGCCCCGCATGACGAACACCTATTTCGCCAACGGCACGCATGACCCCGCCGATATCATCAAATCGGTGAAGGACGGCATTTACATTTCCGATATGGGCGGCGGGCAGGTCGATATCACATCGGGCAAGTTCAACATGAACGCGAAACTGGCCTATAGAATTCGTGATGGCAAGATCGCGGAACCTGTGAAGGGCGCGACGATTGTCGGCGACGGTTTGACTGTCATCAAATCCATCACTATGGTCGGCAACGACCTTGCCCTTGAAAAAAGCGCGGGCATGTGCGGCAAAAACGGGCAGCAGGTGCCCGTCGGCTGCGGCCAGCCCACCTTGCGCGTTTCCAACATGACCGTTGGCGGTCGTAAGAAATAA
- a CDS encoding TauD/TfdA family dioxygenase, translating to MQTALRHATSTDTGLSHFDAQGALTPARLAALAALFADTGAVHVTQTGLATRADLLPLMAALGFGAAEQFSAGGRTAAAWQVKWAAPGLRHLDYYPPYLYLLPNGEIGYQRDFPTRVMFFCETPPAFGGRTFIHAAKKLEANLSRSTAGRKLADKVREYGLTIETGFIDRNHPQKPQNYFQSWQERFGSDDRDTALAAAQSLTREYDSCWWLEDQGYPVLMTRITLPGFVDGYMRFPRIAADGPALKNGFRRYPFGNGVEMTDAEKDLLKNAYTATREGYAWRQGDFILMDNIRCAHSREAFAGPREVLVGMAGLKKL from the coding sequence ATGCAAACCGCGCTCCGCCACGCAACATCCACCGATACCGGCCTGTCGCATTTCGATGCGCAGGGCGCATTAACGCCCGCGCGCCTTGCCGCGCTTGCGGCGCTATTCGCGGATACCGGTGCGGTGCATGTGACGCAGACCGGGCTTGCGACCCGCGCCGACTTGCTGCCGCTGATGGCGGCGCTGGGCTTTGGTGCGGCTGAACAGTTTTCGGCGGGCGGGCGCACCGCCGCCGCATGGCAGGTGAAATGGGCGGCGCCTGGCCTGCGCCACCTCGATTATTATCCGCCGTATCTGTACCTGCTGCCGAATGGCGAAATCGGGTATCAGCGCGATTTCCCCACCCGCGTGATGTTCTTCTGCGAAACGCCGCCGGCCTTTGGCGGGCGCACCTTTATCCATGCCGCGAAAAAACTGGAAGCCAACCTCTCGCGCAGCACGGCAGGGCGCAAGCTGGCCGATAAGGTGCGCGAATACGGACTGACCATTGAAACCGGCTTCATCGACCGTAACCACCCGCAAAAACCGCAGAATTATTTCCAGTCATGGCAGGAAAGATTTGGCAGTGACGACCGCGATACGGCACTCGCCGCCGCGCAAAGCCTGACGCGCGAATACGATAGCTGCTGGTGGCTGGAGGATCAGGGATATCCGGTATTGATGACGCGCATCACGCTGCCGGGTTTTGTGGATGGCTATATGCGCTTTCCGCGCATCGCGGCCGACGGCCCCGCGCTGAAAAACGGTTTCCGCCGCTATCCCTTCGGCAACGGCGTGGAAATGACGGATGCCGAAAAAGACCTGCTGAAAAACGCCTATACCGCGACGCGAGAAGGTTACGCGTGGCGGCAGGGCGATTTTATTTTGATGGACAATATCCGCTGCGCCCATTCGCGCGAAGCCTTCGCCGGCCCGCGCGAGGTGCTGGTGGGCATGGCCGGGCTCAAAAAATTGTAA
- a CDS encoding TldD/PmbA family protein — MTTEKEFLATMKPFAQSLLDYAMTEGKNHGITDARIYVSASDRLENSVEKGQVTKTVSGKTYNVGITLYAGDRTVTLTKNTIDEQRLKDAMLENMKIISLVPANADKKMLEAEKVFKGAKQNLDLFDHNPPTTAQLIQYAKDVETAAMAQPGVKATRSVSVTRSEDHFLIVASNGLEVNDSRTMYAAGASVIAADKSGMQISGESSMARHFSDMAKPDVLGAEAGQKAISKLGGILPATGDMPIVLDNSAAESFFSSVYSAIGGTALHRGTTFLKGKLGQQVMAQGITISDDPLVSRGISSRQVDTAGLAAKPITFIENGVLKSYDINLLESRQLGMEPIGRENGPTNTRIEPGSQTPAELIADIKEGIYIKGFNGGTVDVNTGNHSREAYGLLIKDGKITDTAVSGFVVSGNLKDMFMKVAVANDTPALPSTKHRMAAPTTRINGCTIAGK; from the coding sequence ATGACCACCGAAAAAGAATTCCTCGCCACCATGAAGCCCTTCGCGCAATCGCTGCTCGATTACGCGATGACCGAAGGTAAAAACCACGGCATCACCGATGCGCGCATTTATGTGTCGGCCAGCGACCGCCTTGAAAACAGCGTCGAAAAGGGGCAGGTCACGAAAACCGTTTCCGGCAAGACCTATAACGTCGGGATTACGCTGTACGCCGGCGACCGCACCGTGACGCTGACAAAAAACACCATCGACGAGCAACGCCTGAAGGACGCGATGCTGGAGAACATGAAGATCATCTCCCTCGTCCCCGCAAACGCCGACAAGAAAATGCTGGAGGCGGAAAAGGTGTTCAAGGGCGCGAAACAAAACCTCGACCTGTTCGACCACAACCCGCCCACGACGGCGCAATTGATCCAGTATGCGAAAGACGTCGAAACGGCGGCAATGGCGCAGCCGGGTGTGAAAGCGACGCGGTCGGTCAGCGTCACGCGCTCCGAAGACCATTTCCTGATCGTGGCCAGCAACGGGTTGGAAGTGAATGACAGCCGCACCATGTATGCGGCGGGCGCATCCGTGATCGCGGCCGACAAATCCGGCATGCAGATCAGCGGCGAAAGCAGCATGGCGCGCCATTTCTCCGATATGGCGAAGCCCGATGTGCTGGGCGCGGAAGCAGGGCAGAAGGCGATTTCGAAACTGGGCGGCATTTTGCCGGCGACTGGCGATATGCCGATCGTGCTGGATAATTCGGCGGCGGAAAGCTTTTTCTCCAGCGTCTATTCCGCCATCGGCGGCACGGCGCTGCATCGCGGCACGACGTTCCTGAAAGGCAAGCTGGGTCAGCAAGTGATGGCGCAGGGGATTACGATCTCTGACGATCCGCTGGTGTCACGCGGCATCTCGTCGCGTCAGGTGGATACGGCAGGTCTGGCGGCGAAACCCATCACCTTCATCGAAAACGGCGTGCTCAAAAGCTATGATATCAACCTGCTGGAATCGCGTCAGCTGGGCATGGAGCCGATTGGCCGCGAAAACGGCCCGACCAATACCCGCATCGAACCCGGCAGCCAAACACCGGCCGAACTCATCGCAGATATCAAGGAAGGCATCTATATTAAAGGCTTCAACGGCGGCACGGTCGATGTGAATACCGGCAACCATTCGCGCGAAGCTTACGGCCTGCTGATCAAGGACGGCAAGATTACCGATACGGCCGTGAGCGGTTTTGTCGTGTCCGGCAACCTGAAGGATATGTTCATGAAGGTTGCGGTGGCGAACGATACGCCCGCACTGCCCAGCACCAAGCACCGCATGGCAGCACCCACGACGCGGATCAACGGCTGCACGATTGCGGGGAAATAA
- a CDS encoding (d)CMP kinase yields the protein MASSGKIVISVDGPAASGKGTLAKALAAKLGFAYLDTGALYRAVALATIENGGDPANFEDVKKVIDNVTHHVTPETLVNPKLRTPEVAAGAAKVAAYPEVRHAVRDYQVEFAKNPPNGAPGAVLDGRDIGTVVCPDADVKLYVTASPEERARRRFEELKLKEPSTTYETVLNDVNARDHADMNRAISPLKPASDAHMLDTTSLDRAGVLDAAVRIFQSKFPPESDRAAKTKSPRP from the coding sequence ATGGCGTCATCCGGTAAAATCGTGATCTCGGTCGATGGCCCTGCCGCTTCGGGCAAGGGAACGCTCGCCAAGGCGCTTGCCGCGAAACTGGGCTTTGCCTATCTGGATACCGGTGCGCTGTACCGCGCGGTTGCGCTGGCCACCATCGAAAACGGCGGCGACCCCGCCAATTTCGAAGATGTGAAAAAAGTGATCGACAATGTCACGCATCACGTCACGCCGGAAACGCTGGTGAACCCGAAACTCCGCACGCCCGAAGTCGCCGCCGGCGCGGCAAAAGTCGCGGCATATCCGGAAGTGCGCCATGCCGTGCGCGATTACCAGGTCGAATTTGCGAAAAACCCGCCCAACGGCGCGCCCGGCGCGGTGTTGGACGGGCGCGATATCGGCACGGTCGTCTGTCCCGATGCGGATGTGAAATTATACGTGACGGCATCGCCCGAAGAGCGCGCGCGCCGCCGGTTCGAGGAATTGAAGCTGAAAGAACCGTCCACCACCTATGAAACCGTGCTGAACGACGTCAACGCCCGCGACCATGCCGATATGAACCGCGCGATATCGCCGCTCAAACCGGCTTCCGATGCGCATATGCTGGATACGACATCGCTGGACCGCGCGGGCGTGCTGGATGCGGCGGTCAGGATATTCCAGTCGAAATTCCCGCCTGAATCGGACCGCGCCGCGAAAACGAAATCACCCCGCCCTTAA
- a CDS encoding methylated-DNA--[protein]-cysteine S-methyltransferase gives MAYVHKIVKTPVGALTLVASSKGLAAVLWENDKPGRVRLDIGHEDKKHPVIAEAERQLKEYFAGTRNRFDLPLDFTGTPFQKKVWQALCRIPFGETRSYADIARAVGSPKAVRAVGSANGKNPISIVAPCHRVIGKNGKLTGFAGGLEVKEFLLGLENRQGKII, from the coding sequence ATGGCATATGTGCACAAAATCGTCAAAACACCGGTCGGCGCATTGACGCTGGTCGCAAGCAGCAAAGGCCTTGCCGCCGTGCTGTGGGAAAACGACAAGCCGGGGCGCGTGCGATTGGATATCGGGCACGAAGACAAAAAGCATCCGGTGATCGCAGAGGCCGAACGGCAGCTGAAGGAATATTTCGCCGGCACGCGCAACCGTTTCGACCTGCCGCTTGATTTCACCGGCACGCCGTTCCAGAAAAAAGTCTGGCAGGCGCTGTGCCGCATCCCCTTCGGTGAAACCCGCAGCTATGCCGATATCGCGCGCGCGGTCGGCAGCCCCAAAGCCGTCCGCGCCGTCGGCTCCGCCAACGGCAAAAACCCCATATCGATCGTCGCCCCCTGCCACCGCGTCATCGGCAAGAACGGGAAACTGACCGGATTTGCGGGCGGGCTGGAGGTGAAGGAATTTTTATTGGGTTTGGAAAACCGCCAAGGTAAAATCATCTAG
- a CDS encoding sigma-70 family RNA polymerase sigma factor, which yields MFEQKALVSEMENLRRFALRLTRNASDAEDLVQSTLLRALEKKEYFEEGTNLFSWTSKIMFNLFASQYRRKKKFETQYDPEPYLNSASVSASQETTTDLAKVKESMKQLSAEHREMLVMVCIRGLRYEEVSEMLQIPVGTVRSRLFRARKQLQEILDTPATKVAIGELGKPVIERYEVSTMAQA from the coding sequence ATGTTTGAACAAAAAGCACTCGTCAGCGAAATGGAAAACCTCCGCCGCTTTGCGCTGCGCCTGACGCGCAACGCCAGCGATGCAGAAGACCTGGTGCAATCGACGCTGCTGCGCGCCCTCGAGAAAAAAGAATATTTCGAGGAAGGCACGAACCTGTTCAGCTGGACATCCAAAATCATGTTCAACCTGTTTGCGTCGCAATACCGCCGCAAGAAGAAATTCGAAACCCAGTACGATCCCGAGCCGTACCTGAACAGCGCATCCGTCAGCGCGTCGCAGGAAACGACGACCGACCTTGCGAAAGTGAAAGAGTCGATGAAGCAGCTGTCGGCCGAACACCGCGAAATGCTGGTGATGGTCTGCATCCGCGGGCTGCGCTACGAAGAAGTGTCTGAAATGCTGCAGATCCCGGTCGGCACCGTGCGTTCCCGCCTGTTCCGCGCCCGCAAGCAGCTGCAGGAAATTCTGGATACGCCTGCAACCAAGGTCGCGATCGGCGAACTCGGCAAGCCCGTCATCGAGCGTTACGAAGTAAGCACGATGGCACAAGCGTAA
- a CDS encoding helix-turn-helix domain-containing protein, with protein sequence MNTPPDYYSAFVARDARFDGVFFVGVTSTGIYCRPVCTAKTPKAANCRFFGNAQSAEAGGFRPCLRCRPELAPGYAPVDDSARIAQQISARLEEDMGLDDIAAQFDLSTRQIRRIIRAEMGVSPTQLIHSRRLLLAKQLLTETALPVTEIAYASGFGSLRRFNDAFLKRYRMPPSRLRQQVKEDGIAATDSSTLLLSYRAPYDWDGILGFLGARALKGAEAMVDGHYLRTVRLGKYKGWVRVGHAPEKSALTVEFSHALLPVLPTLLARLRNLFDLGARPDVIAAHFSNDKTIGRMVRRNPGQRVPGAFDVFELTVRAILGQQVTVKAATTLGGRFIEGFGEKFKTPFPELTHLSPLPAAIAKLDEGDIARLGINGARARSILALASGFASGALVLEPGVNPDTAIRQLDDIPGIGPWTAHYIAMRALRWPDAFPTGDMGVLNNLGDVSAKAADKMSEKWRPWRSYAVLHIWHNPQIEKAKKAK encoded by the coding sequence ATGAATACGCCACCGGATTATTATAGCGCCTTTGTGGCCCGCGACGCCCGCTTCGACGGCGTGTTTTTCGTGGGCGTGACATCGACGGGCATCTATTGCCGCCCCGTCTGCACGGCGAAAACGCCGAAAGCAGCCAATTGCCGTTTTTTCGGCAATGCCCAGAGCGCGGAGGCCGGCGGGTTCCGCCCCTGCCTGCGCTGCCGCCCCGAGCTTGCCCCCGGCTATGCCCCCGTCGATGACAGCGCGCGCATCGCGCAACAAATTTCCGCGCGGCTGGAGGAAGATATGGGGCTCGACGATATCGCCGCGCAATTCGACCTCAGCACACGCCAGATCCGCCGCATCATCCGGGCCGAAATGGGCGTGTCGCCCACCCAGCTGATCCATTCGCGCCGTTTGCTGCTGGCCAAACAACTGCTGACCGAAACCGCCCTGCCCGTCACGGAAATCGCCTATGCCAGCGGCTTTGGCAGCCTGCGGCGGTTCAACGACGCGTTCCTGAAGCGTTACCGGATGCCGCCGTCGCGCCTGCGCCAGCAGGTTAAAGAAGACGGCATCGCGGCGACGGATTCATCTACGCTGCTGCTGTCTTACCGCGCGCCCTATGACTGGGACGGAATCCTCGGCTTCCTTGGCGCACGTGCGTTAAAGGGGGCGGAGGCGATGGTGGACGGCCACTACCTGCGCACCGTGCGCCTTGGCAAATACAAGGGCTGGGTGCGCGTCGGCCATGCGCCGGAAAAATCGGCGCTGACGGTTGAATTTTCCCATGCGCTGCTGCCGGTATTGCCGACTTTGCTGGCGCGCCTGCGCAACCTGTTCGACCTTGGCGCGCGGCCAGATGTGATCGCGGCGCATTTTTCAAATGACAAGACGATTGGCAGAATGGTCAGGCGCAACCCCGGCCAGCGCGTGCCGGGCGCGTTCGATGTGTTCGAACTGACTGTGCGGGCGATATTGGGGCAGCAGGTGACGGTGAAGGCGGCCACCACGCTGGGCGGGCGGTTTATCGAAGGCTTTGGCGAGAAATTCAAAACACCCTTCCCCGAACTCACGCATCTTTCGCCCCTGCCCGCGGCGATTGCGAAACTGGACGAGGGGGATATTGCGCGGCTGGGCATCAACGGCGCGCGGGCGCGCAGCATCCTTGCGCTGGCATCCGGTTTCGCATCGGGCGCATTGGTGCTGGAACCGGGGGTGAATCCGGATACGGCGATACGGCAGCTGGACGATATTCCCGGCATCGGCCCGTGGACCGCGCATTATATCGCCATGCGCGCGCTGCGCTGGCCGGATGCTTTCCCGACCGGCGATATGGGCGTGCTGAACAATCTGGGCGACGTATCGGCGAAGGCAGCCGATAAAATGTCGGAAAAATGGCGGCCATGGCGCAGTTATGCCGTGCTGCATATCTGGCATAACCCGCAGATTGAAAAAGCAAAAAAAGCGAAATGA
- a CDS encoding MOSC domain-containing protein: MKVESLHIYPVKGCRAVDVTEAALEQRGLAHDRRWMIVDENYKFATQREVPAMAAIETAIAGDMLALGLNGSAIGIDFPSPHAQKHTVTIWKQQVEAYAAGAAADKWVSQALGFRAHLVWQGGLPRTIASSQAEPDTPTSFADDFPVLVTLAESLADLNTRMAHPLPMNRFRPNIVISGAPAWSEDTWRKIRIRGTVIDLPKPCLRCAVTTTDQQLGLRSPDNEPLKTLKTFRLMREPGMTGVVFGQNGIPESTGVVHVGDTVEITQTQTTPALSGIG, from the coding sequence TTGAAAGTCGAAAGCCTGCATATCTATCCCGTCAAGGGATGCCGGGCTGTTGATGTGACCGAGGCCGCGTTGGAACAACGCGGCCTCGCGCATGATCGGCGCTGGATGATCGTCGATGAAAACTATAAATTCGCAACGCAGCGTGAAGTACCCGCCATGGCCGCCATCGAAACGGCGATTGCGGGCGACATGCTGGCGCTGGGGTTGAACGGTTCCGCCATCGGCATCGATTTTCCGTCGCCGCATGCGCAAAAACACACCGTCACCATCTGGAAGCAGCAGGTGGAGGCCTATGCCGCTGGTGCCGCCGCCGATAAATGGGTTTCACAGGCGCTGGGTTTCCGCGCGCATCTGGTCTGGCAGGGCGGGTTGCCGCGTACCATCGCGTCATCGCAGGCCGAACCAGATACGCCCACCAGCTTCGCCGACGATTTCCCCGTGCTGGTGACGCTCGCGGAATCGCTCGCCGACCTGAACACGCGCATGGCGCATCCGCTGCCCATGAACCGCTTCCGCCCCAATATCGTCATCAGCGGCGCGCCCGCATGGAGCGAGGATACATGGCGCAAGATCCGCATCCGCGGCACGGTGATCGACCTGCCGAAACCCTGCCTGCGCTGCGCCGTGACAACGACCGACCAGCAGCTTGGCCTCCGCAGTCCCGATAACGAACCTCTCAAAACCCTCAAGACATTCCGCCTGATGCGCGAGCCCGGCATGACCGGCGTGGTGTTCGGCCAGAACGGAATCCCGGAATCGACCGGCGTGGTTCATGTGGGCGATACGGTGGAAATCACGCAAACCCAAACGACGCCCGCCCTGTCCGGCATCGGTTAA